One Tamandua tetradactyla isolate mTamTet1 chromosome 20, mTamTet1.pri, whole genome shotgun sequence DNA segment encodes these proteins:
- the LOC143664797 gene encoding olfactory receptor 2T6-like, whose translation MDGENRTLSSDFTLMGLFTYGKTSGFLFSIICGIFLLAMIANGLMIFLIHIDPHLHTPMYFLLSHLSLIDMMYISTIVPKMLFNYLEGKGTISFISCTAQFFLYMGFVGAEFFLLGLMAYDRYVAICNPLHYPVLMSQSVCWIILASSWFGGALESFLLTPITMRLPFCVSHKINHFFCEAPTMLRLACGDKAVYEMVMYICCVTMLLIPFSVVIASYAQILITVHQMKSAEGKRKAFATCSSHLMVVTLFYGAALYTYMLPQSYHTPVKDKVFSAFYTILTPLLNPLIYSLRNKDVAGSLRKVLTRCEVTCGVTRKDI comes from the coding sequence ATGGATGGAGAAAACAGGACCTTGTCCAGTGACTTTACTCTCATGGGGCTTTTCACTTATGGTAAAACCTCAGGCTTCCTTTTCAGCATCATTTGTGGCATCTTCCTACTAGCCATGATAGCTAATGGGCTCATGATATTCCTGATCCACATAGATCCTCacctccacacccccatgtacttcctcCTCAGCCACCTCTCCCTCATTGACATGATGTACATCTCCACCATTGTGCCCAAGATGCTGTTCAATTATTTAGAGGGCAAGGGAACTATCTCTTTCATCTCTTGTACAGCCCAGTTCTTTCTCTACATGGGCTTTGTGGGGGCCGAGTTCTTCCTGCTGGGGctcatggcctatgaccgctatgttgcCATCTGTAACCCTCTCCACTACCCTGTCCTCATGAGTCAGTCGGTCTGTTGGATAATCTTGGCCAGCTCTTGGTTTGGTGGTGCTTTGGAGAGTTTCCTCCTCACTCCCATCACCATGAGACTCCCGTTCTGTGTCTCCCACAAGATCAATCACTTTTTCTGTGAGGCACCCACCATGCTGAGACTGGCCTGTGGTGACAAAGCCGTCTATGAAATGGTGATGTATATTTGTTGTGTCACGATGCTGTTGATCCCCTTCTCTGTGGTGATTGCTTCCTATGCTCAGATTCTCATCACAGTGCACCAGATGAAGTCAGCCGAAGGAAAGAGGAAGGCGTTTGCCACCTGCTCTTCACACCTGATGGTAGTGACCTTGTTCTATGGGGCTGCCTTATACACGTATATGCTACCACAGTCTTACCACACCCCAGTCAAGGACAAAGTGTTCTCTGCCTTTTACACCATCCTCACCCCCTTATTAAATCCTCTCATCTATAGCCTGAGGAACAAGGATGTGGCAGGGTCCTTGAGGAAGGTTTTGACAAGATGTGAAGTTACCTGTGGAGTGACGAGAAAAGACATCTGA